Proteins from a single region of Pseudomonas sp. BSw22131:
- a CDS encoding sigma-54-dependent transcriptional regulator, translating into MLNSVIVVDDEAPIREAVEQWLTLSGFSVQVYSRAQDCLENLPEHFPGVVLSDVRMPDMNGLALLSHLQSLDADLPVILLTGHGDVPMAVDAMRDGAYDFLEKPFTPQTLLSSLRRALEKRSLVLENRRLHERADARTRLDATLIGQSAGMQTLRRQVLDLATLPVNVVIRGETGSGKELVARCLHDFGPRAGKPFVALNCAAIPEQLFEAELFGHETGAFTGAQGKRIGKLEYADGGTLFLDEIESMPLAQQVKLLRVIQDRRLERLGSNQSITVDLRIIAATKPDLLEEARAGRFREDLAYRLNVAELRLPPLRERREDVPSLFSHFAQVAAQRLGRSTPVLDGAQLSHLLSHDWPGNVRELANAAERHVLGLDAPHAIEAQAGQSLAAQQEAFEAHCLRSALARHKGDIKAVLNELQLPRRTLNEKMQRHGLLRETFVD; encoded by the coding sequence ATGCTGAACTCGGTGATTGTGGTTGACGATGAAGCCCCCATTCGCGAAGCGGTCGAGCAATGGCTGACGCTGTCTGGCTTCAGCGTTCAGGTTTACAGCCGTGCGCAGGACTGTCTTGAGAATCTGCCGGAGCACTTTCCAGGTGTCGTCCTCAGCGACGTGCGCATGCCGGATATGAACGGGCTGGCGCTGTTGTCGCATTTGCAATCGCTGGATGCCGATCTGCCAGTGATTTTGCTGACAGGGCATGGCGATGTGCCGATGGCCGTCGACGCGATGCGTGACGGCGCTTATGACTTTCTGGAAAAACCGTTTACCCCTCAAACCTTGCTCAGCAGCTTGCGCCGTGCGCTTGAGAAGCGCTCGCTGGTGCTGGAAAACCGCCGACTGCATGAGCGCGCCGACGCCAGGACCCGACTGGACGCCACGCTGATCGGTCAGTCTGCGGGGATGCAGACCCTGCGCCGCCAGGTGCTTGATCTGGCGACTTTGCCGGTCAACGTGGTGATACGCGGGGAAACCGGGAGCGGCAAGGAACTGGTCGCACGCTGCCTGCATGACTTTGGACCGCGAGCGGGCAAACCCTTCGTGGCGCTCAATTGCGCGGCGATCCCGGAGCAGTTGTTCGAGGCCGAGTTGTTCGGTCACGAAACGGGAGCATTCACGGGCGCTCAAGGCAAGCGCATCGGCAAGCTCGAATACGCTGACGGCGGTACGCTGTTTCTGGATGAAATCGAAAGCATGCCGCTGGCGCAGCAGGTCAAGCTGTTGCGAGTGATTCAGGACCGACGCCTGGAACGTCTGGGCTCCAACCAAAGCATCACGGTTGACCTGAGAATCATTGCGGCCACCAAACCGGACCTGTTGGAGGAAGCCCGCGCCGGACGCTTTCGCGAGGATCTGGCATACCGTCTGAACGTCGCGGAGCTGCGTTTGCCGCCGTTGCGTGAGCGGCGCGAAGACGTCCCGTCATTGTTCAGTCACTTCGCCCAGGTTGCAGCGCAACGCCTGGGCCGCAGCACGCCGGTGCTGGACGGTGCGCAACTGAGTCACCTCCTTAGCCACGACTGGCCGGGCAACGTACGTGAACTGGCCAACGCCGCCGAACGACACGTGCTGGGCCTGGACGCACCGCACGCGATTGAAGCTCAGGCGGGTCAGTCCCTCGCCGCACAACAGGAAGCGTTTGAGGCCCACTGCCTGCGCTCGGCGCTGGCGCGTCACAAAGGCGATATCAAGGCCGTGCTCAACGAGCTGCAACTGCCCCGCCGCACGCTGAACGAGAAAATGCAGCGTCACGGCTTGCTGCGCGAAACCTTTGTCGACTGA
- a CDS encoding class I SAM-dependent methyltransferase: MSVTAPNAASAPDHRAQFLSLLDTCLTQNSLIKLVLAKYVGAEADLQRVIIKPLTVKDQPCLSFVYRYKTRDITKNHPLDEAQALIAELLPDSFKNAHLLSLTDEVQLEFSKKGKSTLFRNKAQQQREAPSAEHDREKKRYLELTRPFLMDLGVTNKQHELIPAMSRKWKQINKFIEVFSHALTTSPIKLDQTITVADFGSGKGYLTFAIHDYLRNTLQADGQVTGVELREDMVTLCNNAASRLEHPGLVFKHGDVRSVAPSELDVMIALHACDIATDYAIHTGIRSGASIIMCSPCCHKQIRLQIQSPTLLRPMLQYGLHMGQQAEMVTDALRALLLEACGYETKVFEFISLEHTNKNKMILAVKRATPSDPTELLAKIQELKTFYGIQEQCLETLLKADALI; this comes from the coding sequence ATGTCCGTCACTGCACCCAACGCCGCTTCTGCGCCGGATCACCGCGCTCAGTTTCTGAGCCTGCTCGACACCTGCCTGACGCAAAATTCGCTGATCAAGCTGGTTCTGGCCAAATACGTCGGAGCCGAAGCTGATCTGCAACGGGTGATCATCAAGCCTTTGACCGTCAAGGATCAGCCCTGCCTCTCTTTCGTCTACCGCTATAAAACGCGTGACATCACCAAGAATCACCCGCTCGACGAAGCGCAGGCGCTCATTGCTGAGCTGTTGCCTGATTCATTCAAGAACGCTCATTTGCTGTCGCTCACCGATGAGGTGCAGCTGGAATTCAGCAAGAAGGGCAAAAGCACGCTGTTCCGTAACAAGGCTCAACAACAGCGTGAAGCGCCTTCTGCCGAACATGATCGCGAGAAAAAGCGTTACCTGGAGCTGACCCGGCCGTTCCTGATGGATCTGGGCGTGACCAATAAACAGCATGAGCTGATCCCGGCCATGTCTCGCAAGTGGAAGCAGATCAACAAGTTCATCGAGGTGTTTTCCCACGCCTTGACGACGTCGCCCATCAAGCTCGATCAGACGATTACCGTGGCCGATTTCGGCTCCGGCAAAGGCTATCTGACCTTCGCGATCCACGACTACTTGCGCAATACGCTGCAAGCCGACGGGCAGGTCACGGGTGTTGAGTTGCGCGAGGACATGGTCACGCTGTGCAACAACGCCGCCTCGCGCCTGGAGCATCCGGGGCTGGTGTTCAAGCATGGCGACGTGCGCTCGGTAGCGCCGAGCGAGCTGGACGTGATGATCGCCCTGCACGCATGTGACATTGCCACCGATTACGCCATTCACACGGGGATTCGCTCGGGTGCGTCGATCATCATGTGTTCGCCATGCTGCCACAAACAGATCCGCTTGCAGATCCAGAGCCCGACGCTGCTGCGGCCGATGCTGCAATACGGTTTGCACATGGGGCAGCAGGCGGAAATGGTCACCGATGCCTTGCGCGCACTGCTACTTGAGGCCTGTGGTTACGAGACCAAGGTTTTCGAGTTCATTTCGCTGGAGCACACCAATAAGAACAAGATGATTCTGGCGGTCAAGCGCGCAACCCCGTCAGACCCTACAGAGCTGCTGGCAAAGATTCAGGAACTGAAAACCTTCTACGGGATTCAGGAACAGTGCCTGGAAACGCTGCTCAAAGCCGACGCGCTGATCTGA
- a CDS encoding TPM domain-containing protein, translated as MSLLNEEEQRQVAQAIDHVERGTDAELVTVLAASADDYAYAPLIWAGVVALLVPGLSNLYFGWLDANELLMAQIATFIVVALIGWLPAITSRLVPMRVRHWRAGNLARRQFLEQNLHRTAGGTGILIFVSEAERYVEILVDHGISHRVDDSVWRAMVDEFTQRVRDGQTLEGFLGCIQACGEVLSEHVPVTQGRNELPNRLIVLQ; from the coding sequence ATGTCGCTACTTAATGAAGAAGAACAACGACAGGTCGCTCAAGCGATTGATCACGTCGAACGAGGCACCGACGCGGAGCTGGTGACGGTGCTTGCTGCGTCCGCCGATGACTACGCATACGCGCCGCTGATCTGGGCGGGAGTGGTTGCATTGCTGGTGCCCGGGCTGAGCAACCTGTATTTCGGCTGGCTGGACGCCAACGAGCTGCTGATGGCGCAAATCGCCACGTTTATCGTGGTCGCTCTGATCGGCTGGCTGCCAGCGATAACCAGCCGTCTGGTGCCCATGCGCGTTCGGCACTGGCGCGCGGGTAACCTGGCGCGGCGGCAGTTTCTGGAGCAAAACCTGCACAGGACAGCAGGCGGCACCGGAATCCTGATCTTCGTCAGCGAGGCTGAGCGTTATGTCGAAATCCTGGTGGATCACGGCATTTCTCACCGGGTGGACGACAGTGTGTGGCGGGCGATGGTCGATGAGTTCACCCAGCGGGTGCGTGATGGCCAGACGCTGGAAGGGTTTCTTGGTTGCATTCAGGCCTGCGGCGAAGTGCTCAGCGAGCATGTGCCGGTCACACAAGGACGCAATGAGCTGCCCAACCGGTTGATCGTTTTGCAGTGA
- the bglX gene encoding beta-glucosidase BglX — translation MNKLCLLGLVVGLVSQSALAANADGNNASTLQAKNAFISKLMQQMTLDEKIGQLRLISIGPEMPKSEILKEIAAGRIGGTFNSVVLPDNRAMQDAAVAHSRMKIPMFFAFDVVHGHRTIFPISLGLAASWDMDAITQTGRTSAIEASADGLDMTFAPMVDITRDARWGRSSEGFGEDTYLVSRISSTITRAFQGNNTKAPDSIMAAVKHFALYGAVEGGRDYNTVDMSPVRMRQDYLPPYRASIDAGAGAVMIALNSINGVPSTANAWLLQDVLRKEWGFKGVTVSDHGAIKELIDHGVAKDFREAAKLAIKAGVDLSMNDKAYGEELPGLVKSGEVSIKEVDNAVREVLGAKWEMGLFASPFLRIGSAANDPADRNDESRLHREAARDVARKSIVLLKNDNHTLPLKKQGTIAVIGPLAKSSMDMMGSWSAAGLARQTVSAYDGLANAVGDKAKLVFALGANVTDNQHAITYLNKMDDQITVDPRPAQEIIDEAVKVAQQADVIVAVVGESRNMSHEAASRVDIVIPGRQRDLIRALKATGKPLVLVLMNGRPLALNEENQLADAMVESWFLGTEGGNALADVLFGDYNPSGKLAMTFPRSVGQIPAYYNHLNTGRPYRPNESNYTSNYFEEPTGPLFSFGYGLSYTDFSVSDITLSNTSMTRKDKLTASVTVKNTGKVAGATVVQLYLRDIAASLSRPVKELKNFEKVMLEPGEEKVVTFTLREEDLKFFNPSLKYAAEAGEFKVMIGLDSVDVKEASFNLL, via the coding sequence ATGAATAAGCTGTGTTTATTGGGTCTTGTGGTTGGTCTGGTCAGTCAGTCTGCGCTTGCCGCCAACGCTGACGGCAACAATGCTTCTACCTTACAGGCCAAGAATGCCTTCATTTCCAAGCTCATGCAGCAGATGACACTCGATGAAAAAATCGGTCAGCTGCGTCTCATCAGCATCGGCCCGGAAATGCCCAAGTCAGAAATTCTCAAGGAAATCGCCGCTGGCCGGATAGGCGGTACATTCAACTCGGTGGTTCTGCCCGATAACCGCGCCATGCAGGACGCGGCCGTCGCTCACAGCCGCATGAAGATCCCGATGTTCTTCGCCTTCGACGTCGTGCACGGCCACCGCACCATATTCCCGATCAGCCTCGGGCTCGCAGCGAGCTGGGACATGGACGCGATCACCCAGACCGGCCGCACTTCTGCAATCGAAGCCTCGGCCGACGGTCTGGACATGACCTTCGCACCGATGGTCGACATCACCCGCGATGCACGCTGGGGCCGCAGCTCCGAAGGTTTCGGCGAGGACACGTATCTGGTGTCGCGCATCTCCAGCACCATCACCCGGGCCTTTCAGGGCAACAACACAAAAGCGCCTGACAGCATCATGGCGGCGGTCAAGCACTTCGCGCTTTACGGCGCCGTTGAAGGCGGCCGCGATTACAACACGGTGGACATGAGCCCGGTGCGCATGCGTCAGGACTATCTGCCGCCGTATCGCGCCTCCATTGATGCCGGTGCGGGCGCCGTCATGATTGCCTTGAACTCGATCAACGGCGTGCCCTCCACCGCCAACGCCTGGCTGCTCCAGGACGTGCTGCGCAAGGAGTGGGGCTTCAAAGGCGTCACCGTCAGCGACCACGGCGCCATCAAGGAGCTGATCGACCACGGCGTCGCCAAAGACTTCCGTGAAGCGGCAAAGCTTGCGATCAAGGCGGGCGTCGACCTGAGCATGAACGACAAGGCCTACGGCGAAGAGCTGCCGGGTCTGGTGAAAAGCGGTGAAGTGTCGATCAAGGAAGTCGACAACGCTGTGCGCGAAGTACTCGGCGCGAAGTGGGAAATGGGCCTGTTCGCCAGCCCGTTCCTGCGCATTGGTTCGGCTGCGAACGACCCGGCCGACCGCAACGATGAGAGCCGTCTGCACCGCGAAGCCGCCCGCGACGTGGCGCGCAAAAGTATCGTGCTGCTCAAGAACGACAACCACACCCTGCCACTCAAGAAGCAAGGCACCATCGCCGTTATCGGTCCGCTGGCCAAAAGCTCGATGGATATGATGGGCAGCTGGTCAGCAGCGGGTCTGGCGCGACAAACCGTCAGCGCCTACGACGGTCTGGCCAATGCGGTCGGTGACAAGGCGAAACTGGTGTTCGCACTGGGCGCCAACGTCACCGACAACCAGCACGCCATCACCTACCTGAATAAAATGGACGATCAGATCACCGTCGATCCACGTCCTGCTCAGGAAATCATCGATGAAGCAGTGAAAGTCGCTCAGCAGGCTGACGTGATCGTTGCCGTGGTCGGCGAATCCCGCAACATGTCCCACGAAGCCGCCAGCCGCGTGGACATTGTCATCCCGGGTCGTCAGCGTGATTTGATCAGGGCCCTCAAGGCCACCGGCAAACCGCTGGTGCTGGTGCTGATGAACGGGCGTCCTCTGGCGCTCAATGAAGAAAACCAGTTGGCCGATGCAATGGTCGAGAGCTGGTTCCTGGGAACTGAGGGCGGTAATGCACTGGCAGACGTGCTGTTCGGCGACTACAACCCGTCGGGCAAACTGGCCATGACCTTCCCGCGTTCGGTGGGCCAGATCCCCGCCTACTACAATCACCTGAACACCGGTCGTCCTTATCGCCCGAACGAGTCCAACTACACGTCGAACTACTTTGAAGAGCCCACAGGCCCGCTGTTCTCCTTTGGGTATGGCTTGAGTTACACCGACTTCAGCGTGTCGGACATCACCCTGTCGAACACCAGCATGACCCGCAAGGACAAGCTGACCGCCAGCGTTACCGTCAAAAATACGGGCAAAGTCGCGGGAGCCACTGTGGTTCAGCTCTACTTGCGTGATATCGCCGCATCGTTGAGCCGTCCGGTCAAGGAGCTGAAGAACTTCGAGAAGGTCATGCTCGAACCCGGCGAAGAAAAGGTCGTGACCTTTACGCTGCGCGAAGAAGACCTGAAGTTCTTCAACCCGTCGCTGAAATACGCGGCAGAGGCCGGCGAATTCAAGGTGATGATCGGGCTGGACTCGGTGGACGTGAAAGAGGCCAGCTTCAATCTGCTGTAA
- a CDS encoding LemA family protein, which translates to MLLMVLSTFLAGCGINNIPTYDEQVKAAWAQVQNQYQRRADLIPNLVETVKGYAKQEQDTLTAVIEARAKATSIQVDANTLNDPAKLKQFQDAQGQLSGALSRLMVVSERYPDLKSNQNFLALQSQLEGTENRIAVSRRDFIASVERYNTEIRTFPGRLWHTVMYSDLPIRPNFEATSADADKAPQVKF; encoded by the coding sequence ATGCTCTTGATGGTGTTGAGCACGTTTCTGGCCGGTTGCGGAATCAACAACATTCCGACCTACGACGAGCAAGTGAAGGCTGCCTGGGCGCAGGTGCAGAACCAGTACCAGCGCCGTGCCGACCTGATCCCCAATCTGGTGGAAACGGTAAAAGGCTACGCCAAACAGGAGCAGGACACGTTGACCGCGGTGATTGAAGCGCGGGCCAAGGCCACTTCGATTCAGGTCGATGCCAACACCCTGAACGACCCGGCAAAGCTCAAGCAGTTTCAGGATGCACAAGGCCAGTTGAGCGGTGCCTTGAGCCGTTTGATGGTGGTGTCGGAGCGCTATCCGGACCTCAAGTCCAACCAGAACTTCCTTGCCCTGCAATCTCAGCTTGAAGGCACCGAAAACCGTATCGCCGTTTCGCGTCGGGATTTCATCGCCTCCGTCGAGCGCTACAACACTGAAATCCGTACCTTCCCGGGCCGCCTGTGGCACACCGTGATGTACAGCGATTTGCCTATCCGCCCGAATTTCGAGGCTACTTCTGCGGATGCGGATAAAGCCCCGCAAGTGAAATTCTGA
- a CDS encoding MFS transporter, translating into MDTPNTLSKGSAAAPTAEKTTKSRLKSIFSGSVGNMVEWYDWYVYAAFSLYFAKVFFPKGDTTAQLLNTAAIFAVGFLMRPIGGWLMGLYADRKGRKAALMASVLLMCFGSLIIALTPGYETIGVGAPILLVFARLLQGLSVGGEYGTSATYLSEMATKERRGFFSSFQYVTLISGQLIALAVLIVLQQTLTTEQLTSWGWRIPFGIGALCAVVALFLRRGMEETESFTRKKDKPKESLMRTLMRHPKELMTVVGLTMGGTLAFYTYTTYMQKYLVNTVGMSITDSTSISAATLFLFMLLQPVVGALSDKIGRRPILIAFGVLGTLCTVPILTTLHTVQSWWGAFFLIMAALIIVSGYTSINAVVKAELFPTEIRALGVGLPYALTVSIFGGTAEYIALWFKSIGMETGYYWYVTACIACSLLVYVFMKDTRKHSRIETD; encoded by the coding sequence ATGGATACTCCCAACACTCTGTCGAAAGGGTCGGCTGCTGCGCCGACCGCTGAAAAAACCACCAAAAGCCGTCTGAAATCGATTTTCAGCGGCTCTGTCGGCAACATGGTCGAGTGGTACGACTGGTACGTTTACGCCGCCTTCTCCCTCTACTTCGCCAAAGTCTTCTTCCCCAAAGGCGACACCACCGCACAACTGCTCAACACCGCCGCCATTTTTGCCGTTGGCTTCCTGATGCGTCCCATCGGCGGCTGGCTGATGGGCCTGTATGCGGATCGCAAAGGTCGCAAGGCCGCCCTGATGGCCTCGGTGCTATTGATGTGTTTCGGCTCGCTGATCATCGCCCTCACCCCAGGTTACGAAACCATCGGCGTGGGCGCCCCGATCCTTCTGGTGTTCGCCCGCTTGCTGCAGGGCCTGTCCGTAGGCGGCGAATACGGCACGTCCGCCACCTACCTCAGCGAGATGGCAACCAAAGAGCGTCGCGGCTTCTTCTCCAGCTTTCAGTACGTGACGCTGATTTCCGGTCAGCTCATCGCGCTGGCTGTGCTGATCGTGCTGCAACAAACACTGACCACTGAACAACTGACGTCGTGGGGCTGGCGTATTCCGTTTGGTATCGGCGCATTATGCGCTGTGGTCGCGCTGTTCCTGCGCCGCGGCATGGAAGAAACCGAGTCATTCACCCGCAAAAAGGACAAGCCAAAAGAAAGCCTGATGCGCACGCTGATGCGTCATCCCAAAGAGCTGATGACGGTGGTTGGCCTGACGATGGGCGGCACACTGGCTTTCTACACCTACACCACGTATATGCAGAAATACCTGGTGAACACGGTTGGCATGAGCATCACGGACTCCACCAGTATTTCAGCGGCGACGCTGTTTCTGTTCATGCTCTTGCAACCTGTCGTAGGTGCGCTCTCTGACAAAATCGGTCGGCGCCCGATCCTGATCGCATTCGGCGTGCTCGGCACCTTGTGCACTGTGCCGATCCTGACCACGCTGCACACCGTGCAAAGCTGGTGGGGCGCATTTTTCCTGATCATGGCGGCGTTGATCATCGTCAGTGGTTACACTTCGATCAACGCAGTGGTGAAAGCCGAATTGTTCCCAACCGAGATCCGCGCCCTTGGCGTCGGCCTGCCGTACGCATTGACGGTGTCGATCTTTGGCGGGACCGCTGAATACATCGCGCTGTGGTTCAAAAGCATCGGCATGGAGACCGGGTATTACTGGTATGTCACCGCCTGTATTGCCTGCTCGCTGCTGGTTTACGTATTCATGAAGGACACCCGCAAGCATTCGCGGATCGAAACCGACTGA
- a CDS encoding TPM domain-containing protein, giving the protein MRALRRALQVASLCVCAVLVTLPAHAALSFPALTGQVVDTAGMLDAPSTERLSQMLRAHQQLTTEQVVVVTVPNLQGTSIEDYGYQLGRHWGIGQKDKDNGALLIVARDDRKVRIEVGYGLEGRLTDAQSSVIINQVITPAFKKGDFVGGITQGTEAIVQVLGGDPLAEPAAGATGNTESSSSLFESLAFLVLLLIFIFINLRGGRGRSGGAGYLGAGALGGLGGLGSRGGGGGSGGGGFSGGGGSFGGGGASGSW; this is encoded by the coding sequence ATGCGCGCGCTGCGGCGGGCCTTGCAGGTTGCCTCGTTGTGCGTATGCGCCGTGCTGGTTACGTTGCCCGCGCACGCAGCCCTCAGTTTTCCGGCGCTGACCGGGCAGGTGGTCGATACCGCCGGCATGCTTGATGCCCCAAGTACCGAGCGTCTGTCGCAAATGCTGCGTGCCCATCAGCAGTTGACCACTGAGCAAGTGGTGGTGGTCACGGTCCCGAATCTGCAAGGCACCAGCATCGAAGACTACGGCTATCAACTCGGCCGTCACTGGGGCATCGGCCAGAAAGACAAAGACAACGGCGCGCTGTTGATCGTGGCGCGCGATGATCGCAAGGTGCGGATCGAAGTGGGTTACGGCCTGGAAGGTCGCCTGACTGACGCGCAGTCTTCGGTGATCATCAACCAGGTCATTACGCCAGCGTTCAAGAAAGGCGACTTTGTCGGCGGGATCACTCAAGGCACAGAGGCCATCGTGCAGGTGTTGGGCGGCGATCCGCTTGCCGAGCCAGCAGCCGGCGCGACGGGCAACACCGAATCCTCCAGCTCCCTGTTCGAGAGCCTGGCGTTTCTGGTGCTGTTGCTGATCTTCATCTTTATTAATCTGCGCGGCGGGCGTGGACGCTCCGGTGGCGCCGGTTACCTTGGCGCCGGTGCACTTGGCGGTCTGGGCGGGCTTGGCTCGCGCGGCGGCGGTGGCGGTTCGGGTGGTGGAGGTTTTAGTGGGGGCGGTGGCAGTTTTGGTGGCGGTGGCGCGTCTGGCAGTTGGTAA
- a CDS encoding ATP-binding protein, whose product MPRTARLLLCAALILAGAVLAATLAMHQARTHALEDDASRAQDQLSLYANTLQTLIERYRALPAVLALDPQLREALSGPVSAEATQALNVKLEHINGAAQSSTLELLDQTGLAVGASNWRLPSSYVGHNYGFRPYFQQTRAQGTGRFYAVGVTSGIPGYFLSNAVLDENGRFLGAMVVKLEFPDLEHNWAQGDDLLLVSDAKGIVFIANQPGWRYRALHALSSQDQAELTATRQYDKQPLMPLQRQPLHIFSETSQLSRVQAPDGSVDYLWQSLPLPHEGWTLHLLRKPQVAPEDIRNAALAAAGVWLTLVFLGLFLYQRWRLARLRQRSRDELEQLVEVRTRDLRTAQDGLVQSTKLAALGQMSAALAHEINQPLTAQRMQLATLRLLLDHGRVDDAYNALTLLDQQLTRMAALTGHLKTFARKSPGGLRERLDLASVVDQALLLLDARLRDERVSCVLNLTRPAWVRGDAIRLEQVLINLLRNALDAMGDKRLKRLEIRIDQEEDNWRLSVGDSGGGIDEAHLANIFDPFFTTKPVGDGLGLGLAVSYAIVHELGGRLSASNHCVGDEGRGAVFFFCLPNALENEPAC is encoded by the coding sequence ATGCCCCGCACCGCCCGTCTCCTCCTCTGCGCAGCCCTCATCCTCGCGGGGGCGGTGCTGGCGGCGACGCTGGCGATGCATCAAGCCCGAACCCATGCCCTTGAAGACGATGCCAGTCGTGCTCAGGACCAACTGTCTCTTTACGCCAATACGCTGCAAACCTTGATTGAACGCTATCGCGCCCTGCCCGCCGTGCTGGCGCTGGACCCGCAATTGCGCGAGGCGCTGAGCGGTCCGGTGAGCGCCGAGGCAACGCAAGCGCTCAACGTCAAACTCGAGCACATAAACGGCGCTGCGCAGTCTTCAACGCTGGAGCTGCTCGATCAGACAGGCCTTGCGGTGGGCGCCAGCAACTGGCGCTTGCCGAGCAGTTATGTCGGCCACAATTACGGGTTTCGGCCTTACTTCCAGCAGACGCGGGCACAGGGCACCGGCCGTTTTTATGCCGTCGGCGTCACCAGCGGCATTCCCGGTTACTTTCTGTCCAACGCGGTACTCGATGAAAACGGACGCTTCCTTGGCGCAATGGTGGTCAAGCTGGAGTTTCCCGACCTCGAGCACAACTGGGCGCAAGGCGATGATCTTTTGCTTGTCAGCGACGCCAAAGGCATCGTGTTCATCGCCAATCAGCCGGGCTGGCGCTACCGGGCCTTGCACGCGCTGTCCAGCCAGGACCAGGCGGAACTGACCGCCACCCGCCAGTACGACAAACAACCTTTAATGCCCCTCCAGCGACAGCCGTTGCACATCTTCAGCGAGACCAGCCAGTTGAGCCGTGTACAGGCGCCGGATGGCAGTGTCGATTACCTCTGGCAGTCGCTACCGCTGCCCCACGAAGGCTGGACCCTGCACCTGTTGCGCAAACCGCAAGTGGCGCCGGAGGACATCCGCAATGCTGCACTGGCCGCAGCCGGCGTATGGCTGACACTGGTGTTTCTGGGGTTGTTTCTCTATCAGCGCTGGCGTTTGGCGCGGTTACGTCAGCGCAGCCGTGATGAACTCGAGCAACTGGTGGAAGTGCGCACGCGAGACCTGCGCACGGCACAGGATGGGCTGGTGCAATCAACCAAGCTGGCGGCGCTCGGGCAGATGTCTGCCGCATTGGCTCACGAAATCAATCAACCGCTGACCGCGCAGCGCATGCAGTTGGCGACGCTGCGGTTGCTGCTCGATCACGGCCGCGTGGACGACGCCTATAACGCCCTGACGCTGCTCGATCAACAGCTCACGCGCATGGCGGCGCTCACAGGTCACCTGAAAACTTTCGCGCGCAAAAGCCCTGGCGGCCTGCGCGAGCGCCTTGATCTGGCATCGGTAGTCGATCAGGCGCTGTTGTTGCTCGATGCCCGTTTGCGAGACGAACGGGTCAGCTGTGTGCTCAACCTCACGCGGCCAGCCTGGGTACGCGGCGACGCGATTCGCCTGGAACAAGTGCTGATCAATCTGTTGCGCAACGCGCTGGATGCCATGGGCGATAAACGACTCAAACGTCTGGAAATCCGTATCGATCAAGAAGAAGACAACTGGCGCCTTAGCGTAGGTGACAGTGGTGGCGGCATCGACGAGGCGCATCTGGCGAACATCTTCGATCCCTTCTTCACCACCAAACCGGTGGGCGACGGCTTGGGGCTCGGGCTGGCGGTGTCCTATGCAATCGTTCACGAGCTGGGCGGACGCTTGAGTGCGAGCAATCATTGCGTGGGCGACGAAGGGCGCGGCGCAGTGTTTTTCTTTTGCCTACCCAACGCGTTGGAGAATGAGCCTGCATGCTGA